The sequence GTCAATGGAGCTGGAAGCGCTGCTCGAGCCACTTTGGACTCTATCGGAGATTCTTCCCTGGACCTCCAGGTTCTGGAAGAACAGCAGAATCGGGGGGAGCTGGGAATACATCTGATACTGGCTGTGGCAAACTTGAAGGGGGACCATCTCAATCTTATTGTTGAGAAGGCAACTGAGTTGGGCGTAAATGAAATCATCCCACTGCTTACTGACCATACCATCAAAAAAGGCGTCAACAAAAAACGCCTGGAGCGTATTGCCATATCAGCCATGAAGCAAAGCAGACGATCAAGATGTCCCAAAATTCACGATCTGACACCCTTCCCAACTGCTGCACAAAACCTATCAGAGGGAGTGCACTTATTTTGTTATGGGTCAGATTCCAGCACTCCCATAGTGCCATCCATCCAGAAAATGAAGTCGTCAATTCCCATGGTCATCTGGATTGGTCCTGAGGGAGATTGGTCAAAGGATGAAATTGATTTAGCATCCATTTCCGACTATACTTTCACGGGTCTGGGTCCCAGACGCTTACGTGCTGAAACAGCAGCCATTCACGCAGTCGGATTGGTGTCGGCACTTCAACAGGATCCTGTATAACCCCCGTAAGGAGGAGATGTGGCACAAGATTGTATTTTCTGTAAAATTATTGCTGGAGATATACCGGCAACCCTACTGTATGAGGATGATGATATTCTCGCATTCAATGACATCAGCCCTCAAGCACCAACACACATTTTAGTCATTCCCAGGAGACATATCACCGGCCCATCCGCATTGACAGATGCTGATCAAGCGCTCACTGGCAAACTGGTGAAAAAGGGAACAGAACTTGCCGCAGAGGCTGGTCTGGATGATGGATATCGCCTGGTGATGAACAATGGCGAAGAAGCAGGACAGACTGTTTTTCATCTGCACCTCCACGTTTTAGGCGGTCGAGCAATGACCTGGCCTCCTGGCTAAACAAAACATAATTTAGGTCTCACTTGAGACTGTTTTCCCCGTAGCATTTATTGGAGATAGAAACACTGCATGTATATATCTGACCTTGAGATAAAGGGATTCAAATCCTTCGCTGAACCGACCAAGCTCAAATTTGCCGAAGGCTTGACCTGCATTGTGGGTCCCAATGGCTGTGGAAAAACCAATGTGGTAGACGCAATCCGTTGGGTTATGGGTGAGCAAAAAAGTTCAGTTCTCCGTAGCCAGAACATGCACGACGTCATCTTCAGTGGTACCACCAAACGCAAACCTGTCAACTATGCTGAAGTTTCGCTTACCATTCATAATGATCGTGGTTTGCTGCCTGTG comes from Candidatus Neomarinimicrobiota bacterium and encodes:
- a CDS encoding 16S rRNA (uracil(1498)-N(3))-methyltransferase, which codes for MITGEQVFLPAFKSGQTHLKLEGTEFHHLIRVRRFVRGDEIWVVNGAGSAARATLDSIGDSSLDLQVLEEQQNRGELGIHLILAVANLKGDHLNLIVEKATELGVNEIIPLLTDHTIKKGVNKKRLERIAISAMKQSRRSRCPKIHDLTPFPTAAQNLSEGVHLFCYGSDSSTPIVPSIQKMKSSIPMVIWIGPEGDWSKDEIDLASISDYTFTGLGPRRLRAETAAIHAVGLVSALQQDPV
- a CDS encoding histidine triad nucleotide-binding protein, which translates into the protein MAQDCIFCKIIAGDIPATLLYEDDDILAFNDISPQAPTHILVIPRRHITGPSALTDADQALTGKLVKKGTELAAEAGLDDGYRLVMNNGEEAGQTVFHLHLHVLGGRAMTWPPG